The Neovison vison isolate M4711 chromosome 5, ASM_NN_V1, whole genome shotgun sequence genome includes a region encoding these proteins:
- the LOC122906937 gene encoding LOW QUALITY PROTEIN: PHD finger protein 24-like (The sequence of the model RefSeq protein was modified relative to this genomic sequence to represent the inferred CDS: deleted 1 base in 1 codon): MGVLMSKRQTVEQVQEVSLAASAFKDGLRDRPSIRRTGELPGSRRGTGEGSVQEEKEAEASTPELQEESSTKRAAWERLRAGRGAEREEFDRSNRFPPPAFTRPTRKLDDDKPPDTCLEPRELVVSDELCDVCEVWTAESLFPCRICTRVFHEGCLRRMGYIQGDSVAEVTETAHAEPGRSCHYCDNLNLLLTEEEMYSLTETFQQCQVIPDCSLTLEDFLRYRHQAAKRGDSNRALSEEQEEQAARQFAALHPEHRGHIEWSDFLSHKSLLLLQQLRPQNSLLRLLTVKERERARATFLAARGNWSTISEAECRAAQHSWFCKRLAEAPSCSVSISHAGPIADSSPASSSSSKSQDKALLPTEQESRFVDWPTFLRENVVYILAARPNSAAIHLKPPG, translated from the exons ATGGGGGTGTTGATGTCCAAGCGGCAGACGGTAGAGCAGGTACAGGAGGTGAGCCTGGCTGCGTCTGCTTTCAAGGATGGACTACGGGACAGGCCTTCCATCCGGCGCACCGGTGAGCTTCCAGGGTCCCGCCGAGGCACTGGAGAGGGCTCTgtccaggaggagaaggaagcagaggcaaGTACCCCAGAGCTGCAAGAAGAGAGCAGTACCAAACGTGCAGCCTGGGAGAGGCTCCGAGCTGGGCGTGGAGCGGAGCGGGAGGAGTTTGATAGGAGTAATCGGTTCCCACCGCCGGCTTTCACCCGCCCCACCCGGAAGCTGGATGATGACAAGCCTCCTGATACCTGCTTGGAGCCCAGAGAACTTGTTGTCAGCGATGAGCTGTGTGACGTCTGTGAGGTCTGGACAGCTGAGAGCCTCTTCCCATGCAGGATCTGTACCAGGGTTTTCCACGAGGGCTGTCTGCGCCGCATGGGCTACATCCAAGGAGATAGCGTGGCAGAGGTGACTGAGACAGCCCACGCAGAACCTGGCCGGAGCTGCCACTACTGTGATAATCTCAACTTGCTGCTAACTGAGGAGGAAATGTACAGCCTCACAGAGACCTTTCAGCAGTGTCAAGTCATTCCTGATTGCTCCCTGACACTGGAGGACTTCCTGCGCTACCGCCACCAAGCAGCAAAGCGGGGGGACAGTAACAGGGCTCTAAGCGAGGAGCAAGAGGAACAGGCAGCCCGCCAGTTTGCAGCCCTGCACCCTGAACATCGAGGACACATAGAGTGGTCTGACTTCTTGTCCCATAAGTCCCTCCTACTTCTGCAGCAATTGCGTCCCCAGAACTCTCTGTTAAGGCTTCTGACAGTCAAGGAGCGGGAACGAGCCCGGGCCACCTTCCTTGCC GCCCGGGGCAATTGGAGTACTATCAGTGAGGCAGAGTGCCGTGCAGCCCAGCACTCTTGGTTCTGCAAACGCCTTGCAGAGGCTCCTTCCTGCAGTGTCAGCATCAGCCATGCGGGTCCCATAGCAGACAGCAGCCCagctagcagcagcagcagcaagagtCAGGACAAGGCTCTGCTGCCCACAGAGCAGGAGTCCAGATTTGTGGACTGGCCTACATTCTTGCGGGAGAATGTTGTCTACATCTTGGCTGCTCGCCCCAACAGTGCAGCAATTCATCTGAAACCCCCAGGGTAG